The DNA region CCTGCGGCAGGGTCAGGGCGCCCGGGTCCGGCACCAGCGCCTTGACGTTGCCGCCCACGACGTTGGCCACCTCCCCGAGCGCGTCCACGATGTCACTGTCGTCGACCGGCTCGTCCGGCGCCATCGCCAGCAACGCGCGGGTGACCGCCAGCGCGGTCGAGCGCTCGGTGGTCAGCAGGACCCGGCCGGAGATCGGGCCGTGCACGTCGACCCAGGCGTGGATCTCGTCGACCAGAGCCGACTCGATGCCGTCCCAGACCCGCAGCAAGCCGGGCTCGCCGTCGATCATCGCGGCGAAGACCTCCGAGGCGATGTCGTAGATCGGGTCCGTGCCGGCGAACTGCTCCATGTCGATCTCGATGCTCATGCGGACTCCTGGAACTCGACCAGCCCGAGGAGCTGGAGCTTGTCCCGGATCGCGTCCGGGGTGAAGGGTTTGATCAGGTACTCATGGGCGCCGGCGGCCAGCGCCCGGACGATCTGGTCGTGCTCGGACTCCGTGGTGACCATCATGAGCGTCACGTCCCGCCAGCCGCGGTTCTCGCGGACGGCCACGACGAACTCGAGCCCGTTCATGACCGGCATGTTCCAGTCGATGCAGGCGAGGTCGACCTCGGTCCCGGACTCCAGGACATCGAGCGCCTCGCGGCCGTCGGCCGCCTCGACCGTCTCGAACCCGAGGGTGTGCAGCACCGCGGCGATGATCCTGCGCATCGTCCGCGAGTCGTCGATCACGAGCGCTCTCATGCTGCCCTCCGAGCTGTGAGGCGATAGACCGAGCCCCGACCGACAGGCACCCGCTCCCAGCCCTCGTCGATGCCGATGGTGGTCTCGGCCGCACCGAGGAGGAGGAAGGCTCCGGGTCGCAGGACCTTCTGGACCCGCCGCAGCACCTCCCGCTTGGTCGCCAGGTCGAAGTAGATGAGCACGTTGCGCAGGAACACGATGTCGAACGGGCCGCCCGCCGGTGGCGAGTCGAGCAGGTTGTGCTGGACGAAGCTGACCGCCGAGCGCAGGTGCGAGGCGATCTCCCACTCGTGCCCGACCCGGGTGAAGTGCTTGACGAGCATCGGTGCCGGCAGGCCGCGGTTGACCTCGAGCTGGCTGTAGCGGCCGGCCCTGCCGCGGGCGAGCATCTTCTCCGAGAGGTCCGTCGCGACGATCTTCAGCTGCGATGCGGGCACGAGGTTGGCCAGGGCCATCGCGATCGAGTAGGGCTCCTGACCGCTCGAGCAGGCGGCGGACCACACGCGCAGCGGCTGCGCCCCGATGGTCGACCGGACGCCGAGCACCTCCGGGACCACGTGCTCGACGAGCGCGGCGAACGGCTGGGCGTCCCGGAACCAGGACGTCTCGTTGGTGGTCAGAGCCTCGACGACGACCTCGAGGGCACCGGGCGACGGCGCGGTGCGGACGCCCCGGACGTAGGCGTCCACGTCGACGTGACCGGCGGCGCGGGCCAGCGGGAGCAGCCGGCTCTCGACGAGGTACTCCTTGCCGGGATCGAGCTGGATGGCGCTGCGTCGCCGGACGAGGTCGGCGACGAAGGAGAAGGTGTCCACTGTCAGGCTCATGCGCCGGCTCCGCCCACGTGGGCGACCTGCGACGTCGCTCGGGTGATCGCAGCCGCGACCTCGTCGACCGGAAGGATCACGTGCGCGAGCCCCGCCGTGGCGACCGCACCGGGCATCCCCCACACCACGCTGGACTCCTCGTCCTGCACGATGGTGACGCCCCCGGCAGCCACGACGCCCTCGCAGCCGACGCGGCCGTCCGCGCCCATCCCGGTCAGGACCACGGCGAGCAGGTCACCGCCGTAGACGTCGACGGCCGAGCGGAACATCACGTCGACCGACGGTCGGCAGAAGTTGACCGGCGGGCCCTGGTTGAGGGTGATCCGGGCACCGGCCGCCGTCCGCATCAGTCCGAGGTGGTAGTCGCCGGGCGCGATGTAGACGGTCCCCGGTGCGAGGTCCTCGCCGCCGGCGGCCTCGACCACGGTGCTGGGCCCGAGGCGGTCGAGCCGGGTCGCGAGCTGTCGGGTGAAGACCGGTGGCATGTGCTGGACGATCACCACGGGTACCGGCAGCGGTGACGTGAGGTTGCGCAGCACCCGGGACAGCGCCTCCGGACCGCCGGTCGACGAGCCGATGAGCACCGCACGGATCGGGCGGGGCGGGCCGTCCGGCCTCGGCCGCGGCCGGGTGGCACGCGGTGCCCCGAGCGGCGGTCGCGCCGCTGCTCCACCGGTGGCCACCGCGCCGGCGCTCGCCCGGAGGGCCGCCAGACCGCCCGGCCGCGGCACGAGGGCCTTGATCCGCGGGATGAGCTGGTCGGCGACCTGCGCGAGCGACTGCTGGACGCTGCCGACGTTGCTCGGCTTGGTCACGTAGTCGGTGGCCCCGGCGGCCAGGGCGTCGAGCGTCGCGGACGCCCCGCGCTCGGTCAGGGTCGAGAACATGATGATCGGCACCCGGTTGCCGGCGCGGCGAAGCGCGCGCACCGCGTCGATGCCGTCCATGATCGGCATCTCGATGTCCATCGTGATGATGTCCGGGGCGTGCTGCTCGACCTTGTTGAGCGCGATCTGGCCGTTCGCCGCGACCCCGACGACCTCGATCGCCGGGTCGGACGAGAGCGCGTCGGTCACGAGTCGGCGGACGACGACCGAGTCGTCGACCACCAGGACTCTGATCCGTGCCACCGAGCCTCCAACGTTGTCCGCGCGGAAGTCCGCGACACCTGTCAGATCGACCGGGTGGCCGACCTTGTGAGCCGAACGATCCGCTCGCGGGGGTGAAGCCGTGACCTGGCCGGCGCAAGAGCCCGGCCGGCGCGAGGGCTCAGGCGGCGCGCGGGCTCGGCCGGCGCGAGAGCCCGGCCGCCGCGCGGGCTCAGAAGGTGAATCGGCCGACCGACTCCTCGAGCTCGGCGGACATCCGTGCGACGTCCTCCACGCGCAGCCCCATCCGGACGCTGATCTCGCTCGAGGAGCGCGCGGTCTCCGCGATCCCCGCGAGGTTGCCGGCGATCTCGCTCGAGCTCGACGCGGCGTCGACGATCGAGCGCGACATCTCGTTGGTCGTCGCCGTCTGCTCCTCCACGGCCGAGGCGATCGTCTGCTGGTAGTCGTTGATCGACGTGATGACCTGCGACACCTCGCTGATCGCCGCGACGGCGGATGCCGCCTGGCCGCTGTTGGCCGCGATCCGCTTGGCGATGTCCTCGGCCGCCTGGCCCGACTCGCGAGCGAGCTCCTTGACCTCACCGGCGACGACGGCGAAGCCTCGACCGGCCTCCCCGGCGCGTGCCGCCTCGATGGTCGCGTTGAGCGCCAGGAGGTTCGTCTGCGCGGCGATCGACGTGATGACCTTGACCACGTCGCCGATCTCCGCGGCGCTCGCGCCGAGCTCGGTGACGCTCACCGCCGCACGCTCCGACAGGGCCACCGCCCTGGTCGCGACCATCGCCGCCTCGTGCGCGTTGTGCGAGATCTCGCGGATCGAGGCACCCATCTGCTCGGCGCCGGTCGCGACGCTCTGCACGTTGCTGCTCACCTGCTGCGCCGCTGCGGCGACCACCACCGTCGTCGTGCTGGACTCCTCGGCACCGTCCCGGACCTGCTGGGCCGCGGCCGACATCTCGTGCGCGGCGTTCGCCATCGCCAGGGCATGGCGGACGACGCCGGCCAGGGTCGCGCGCAACGCCTCCTGCGCGGTGGCCAGCGCGGCGGCCATCTGACCCAGCTCGTTGCGCCCGACGACGCGGGCCGGGACCGTCAGGTCGCCGCCGGCCATCGCCTCGAGGGAGTGCTGCACGGCGGCCACCGACCGCCGGATGGAGCCCGCCGTGGCGAGACCGAACGCGACCAGGCCGGCGACGGCGACGAGCATGCCGATGAGGACGACCCGCAGCGCCTGGTCCGACGCGGCCGCCGCGGCGTCCTTGCCGAGCTCCAGGCGGCTCGTGACGTCGGCGAGGACGAGGTCGAGCTCGCGCTGGTACGTGAGCGCGAGCGGCTCGGCGCTGGTGCCCAGGACGCGGACGTACTCGGCGCCGTCCTCCGACTGCGCGGCCGGCACGAGCTGCTCGTCGCGGACGGTCTGCCACTGCGCGTAGGCGTCGACGAAGGCGGTCCAGCCCTCGAGATCCGACCCTCCGGCCGCCTCGACCATCGCCATGTCGGTTGTCACCTGGCCGTCGTTGGTCCCCTGGCGCGCAAGCCACGGCTGCTGCAGGCCCGGCTGCCGGACGGCGGCGATCTGGGCCACGATGGCGCTCGCCTCGGCCAGGTTCTCGCGGATCCGGTAGACCGGTGCAGCGATCTCCTGCTGGCTCCGGACGATCTCCGCGGTGTCCTGCGCGACCTGGCGCATCGCTTCGACGGTGCTGAGCGTGAGCAGTCCGCCGACGACCGCGAAGGCCGCGACGAGCGCGACGATCCGGGTTCGCACCGACGCATCGGCGAGCCTGGGCAAGCGGCGTCCGGTGCGCGTCGGCGGGTCGCCCGGGACCGATCGGCCAACCGGCTCGACGGCCTGGTCGGCGGGCTCGAGGGCCTCGTCGGTCGGGGCCGGCGCGCTGTCCGACGCGGCCCTCAGGTCACTGGTCGGACGGACCCG from Cellulomonas sp. KRMCY2 includes:
- a CDS encoding chemotaxis protein CheX, whose protein sequence is MSIEIDMEQFAGTDPIYDIASEVFAAMIDGEPGLLRVWDGIESALVDEIHAWVDVHGPISGRVLLTTERSTALAVTRALLAMAPDEPVDDSDIVDALGEVANVVGGNVKALVPDPGALTLPQVTHERPATDPDALLHRLVLDWRGRPLIISLWQLP
- a CDS encoding response regulator; amino-acid sequence: MRALVIDDSRTMRRIIAAVLHTLGFETVEAADGREALDVLESGTEVDLACIDWNMPVMNGLEFVVAVRENRGWRDVTLMMVTTESEHDQIVRALAAGAHEYLIKPFTPDAIRDKLQLLGLVEFQESA
- a CDS encoding protein-glutamate O-methyltransferase CheR, translating into MSLTVDTFSFVADLVRRRSAIQLDPGKEYLVESRLLPLARAAGHVDVDAYVRGVRTAPSPGALEVVVEALTTNETSWFRDAQPFAALVEHVVPEVLGVRSTIGAQPLRVWSAACSSGQEPYSIAMALANLVPASQLKIVATDLSEKMLARGRAGRYSQLEVNRGLPAPMLVKHFTRVGHEWEIASHLRSAVSFVQHNLLDSPPAGGPFDIVFLRNVLIYFDLATKREVLRRVQKVLRPGAFLLLGAAETTIGIDEGWERVPVGRGSVYRLTARRAA
- a CDS encoding chemotaxis response regulator protein-glutamate methylesterase, translated to MARIRVLVVDDSVVVRRLVTDALSSDPAIEVVGVAANGQIALNKVEQHAPDIITMDIEMPIMDGIDAVRALRRAGNRVPIIMFSTLTERGASATLDALAAGATDYVTKPSNVGSVQQSLAQVADQLIPRIKALVPRPGGLAALRASAGAVATGGAAARPPLGAPRATRPRPRPDGPPRPIRAVLIGSSTGGPEALSRVLRNLTSPLPVPVVIVQHMPPVFTRQLATRLDRLGPSTVVEAAGGEDLAPGTVYIAPGDYHLGLMRTAAGARITLNQGPPVNFCRPSVDVMFRSAVDVYGGDLLAVVLTGMGADGRVGCEGVVAAGGVTIVQDEESSVVWGMPGAVATAGLAHVILPVDEVAAAITRATSQVAHVGGAGA
- a CDS encoding methyl-accepting chemotaxis protein, coding for MTAPVAARTPQITTRPSARTIGRRLIAPIVARVRPTSDLRAASDSAPAPTDEALEPADQAVEPVGRSVPGDPPTRTGRRLPRLADASVRTRIVALVAAFAVVGGLLTLSTVEAMRQVAQDTAEIVRSQQEIAAPVYRIRENLAEASAIVAQIAAVRQPGLQQPWLARQGTNDGQVTTDMAMVEAAGGSDLEGWTAFVDAYAQWQTVRDEQLVPAAQSEDGAEYVRVLGTSAEPLALTYQRELDLVLADVTSRLELGKDAAAAASDQALRVVLIGMLVAVAGLVAFGLATAGSIRRSVAAVQHSLEAMAGGDLTVPARVVGRNELGQMAAALATAQEALRATLAGVVRHALAMANAAHEMSAAAQQVRDGAEESSTTTVVVAAAAQQVSSNVQSVATGAEQMGASIREISHNAHEAAMVATRAVALSERAAVSVTELGASAAEIGDVVKVITSIAAQTNLLALNATIEAARAGEAGRGFAVVAGEVKELARESGQAAEDIAKRIAANSGQAASAVAAISEVSQVITSINDYQQTIASAVEEQTATTNEMSRSIVDAASSSSEIAGNLAGIAETARSSSEISVRMGLRVEDVARMSAELEESVGRFTF